From Acidihalobacter aeolianus, a single genomic window includes:
- the trxC gene encoding thioredoxin TrxC produces the protein MSDSLHIVCPHCDAVNRIPAVRLADGPGCGNCHRPLFTGEPLPLTAERFHKHVARSDIPLLVDFWAPWCGPCRMMAPYFAEAAAQLEPHVRLVKVDTEAEPALGAQFSIRSIPTLALFKGGREAARQAGAMGTADIVRWARANGGA, from the coding sequence GTGAGTGATTCATTGCACATCGTGTGTCCGCATTGCGATGCGGTCAATCGCATCCCCGCCGTCCGCCTGGCCGACGGCCCCGGCTGCGGCAACTGCCATCGCCCGCTGTTCACCGGCGAGCCGCTGCCGCTGACCGCCGAGCGTTTCCACAAGCACGTCGCGCGCAGCGACATTCCCCTGCTGGTCGATTTCTGGGCGCCATGGTGCGGTCCCTGCCGGATGATGGCGCCTTACTTCGCCGAGGCGGCGGCGCAGCTCGAACCGCACGTGCGCCTGGTTAAGGTCGACACCGAGGCGGAGCCGGCGCTGGGGGCGCAGTTCTCGATCCGCAGCATCCCCACGCTGGCGCTGTTCAAGGGCGGTCGCGAGGCGGCGCGTCAGGCGGGCGCCATGGGTACGGCCGACATCGTGCGCTGGGCACGGGCGAACGGCGGCGCCTAG
- a CDS encoding Lrp/AsnC family transcriptional regulator, whose protein sequence is MRRARLDRYDLAILTALQRDGRMSKLRLAEAIHLSPTPCWERLRRLEREGLVRGYHAEVAIDELLDVAHFLVEVTLTRHRAEDFARFEGAVAQRPEVLSCYAVAGGFDYLLLVVAADIVAYQRFIDGWLEDGMGVERYFTYVVTRTVKQDRAFPLERFWDNRRRDDPEPG, encoded by the coding sequence ATGAGGCGCGCGCGACTGGACCGTTACGACCTCGCCATTCTGACGGCGCTGCAGCGCGACGGGCGGATGTCCAAGCTGCGCCTGGCCGAGGCCATCCACCTCTCGCCCACCCCCTGCTGGGAGCGGTTGCGCCGGCTCGAACGCGAGGGTCTGGTACGCGGCTACCATGCCGAGGTGGCGATCGACGAACTGCTCGACGTCGCCCACTTCCTGGTCGAGGTCACGCTCACCCGCCATCGCGCGGAGGATTTCGCGCGCTTCGAAGGCGCGGTGGCGCAACGCCCGGAGGTACTGTCCTGCTACGCGGTCGCCGGCGGCTTCGACTATCTGCTGCTGGTCGTGGCCGCCGATATCGTCGCCTACCAGCGCTTCATCGACGGCTGGCTGGAGGACGGCATGGGCGTGGAGCGCTACTTCACCTACGTGGTCACGCGCACCGTCAAGCAGGACCGCGCATTCCCGCTCGAACGCTTCTGGGACAACCGCCGGCGCGATGACCCGGAGCCCGGCTAG